The genome window CAGAATGCCAAAAAATAGTGAGATTCGACTGGAAATATTGATGGAATAGCGGGCTATTTTGAGATATTTCCAGGAAGAAGATTGCTGTTTTCTGGCATTTGAAATCCATAAAACGCAATTTGCTGCGTTGCATTTGCTTGGTTTATCTCGATAGACCTTCTCAAATGCGCCTTGCCTATTGCATTTTAGTGAATTTCCCCGCCTGCATGAAGCATTCGGACAGGTGAGCTCTTAAATAATTATCGAACTCAGGTTATTATAATAATTGAAGCGAAGCAGAATTGTTTAAAGAAAAGTGAGGAAATCAAAAACACAAGCTTTTGAAATTAATCTCTACAAACTTTGTTTCACAAGCTTAAAGCCTATATTTTTATTAAATCTGAAACATGCATCAAAATGTATTCGCGCAAGAAAAAGTTGGAGATGATGAAAGGCCTGATGTGGGATTACAATATTCCTTCCGAACATTGCCTGGAAGTTTTAGAGGGCAAGCGCAAAAATGCAGGACATTATACGGAAGCCACTCTGTTCAGAAAATTGTTGGAATCTTATCGCTGGTTTACGGTTTTGAAAATACTTGATATTCAGAGAATTACAGAACTTCTAACCAAAGAACTTACTCATTCCCTCAGGTTTAAATCACTCACAAAGAATTATGAGTTTATCCGAAAACGATTACAAAAATCTGTATAAACTGCAGGACAAGGTATTCGATGAAATATCAGAACATACAGGCCCACTTTATCTCACAGGTGGTACAGCTCTGGGCAGGTTTTTTCTAAATCACAGGTACAGTGATGATATTGATTTTTTCGCAAATTCAGATCAATTATTTAAAAAAACAGTTTCAAAAATCAGGCTTATTCTTGAGCAAAATTTTGAAACAAATCCTGATAAACTTATTCTTTATGATGATTTTATCAGAGTTTGGGTGATGAACAGCGAGAGTGAGCTTAAAGTAGAGTTTGTAAATGATGTACCATACAGGTGGGGCAAATCAATTGTAAGCAGCACTAAAAAAATCAACATTGATAATCCCGGTAATATTTTATCAAATAAACTAGGAGCTGTTGTGGGCAGGGGTGAACCAAAGGATGTATTTGATGTCATCCACTTATCGCTCAATTATTCCTTTAACTGGGCTGAAATCTTTGAGCATACCATCCGAAAATCTGTTGTGGCAGAACAAGACGTGGCCATGCGACTAAACACTTTCCCCGTTGATCTTTTTGCAACCCAGCCCTGGCTTAAGAATTCAGTGGATATTGATCAAATGCGCGAAAAGTTGGAAACCATTTCCGATGATTTTCTTTTTGCAAGGGATAATTCGCTGGGAAAAGACAAAACGCCCATTACAAAAGCGAAAATCATTGAATAAGGGTCTGTAACAAACACTAAAAAAACCGCAGCCTGAAAATTTCAAACTGCGGTTTTTTTGTGTGCCCAGAACAGGAGTCGAACCTGCACGCCCTAAAACGAGCACAAGGCCCTCAACCTTGCGTGTCTACCAATTCCACCACCTGGGCATATTTAAAACCCTGCAAAGCTAAGCATTTCTCCATTTGTTGAAACAATAAATCTTGTGAATAATTTTAGTACCCTGTGGTATTGCAGAACAGACTTAAAACAATACCTTTCATTAAAAAAGATTTAATCACGTTTTATTCCCGTTTTATTTACAATTTATTTTCCTTTTAATCCCGGTATATCATACTATTGGTGTAAATTAGCATGATGTCATTTAAACCCAGATTCACAATTACACCTGCAATAACAAAGGCTCTCCTTGAAATAGAAAGGCACAAGGAAGCTATAGAGCACCTTCCGTTTTCTGCTTCAATGCTTGCTTCCCTAAGGGAGTCCGCAAGGTTAATGTCCACTCATTACTCCACACAAATTGAGGGCAACCAATTAAGCCCAAAAGAGGTAGAAAAAGTTGTTAAAAAAAACATAGGTGGTTTTCCGGGTAGGGAGCGAGACGAAATGGAGGTAAAGAACTACTATAAGGCTCTGGAAGTGGTAGAAAGTCTTGCAAGTTCTAATGACCCTATCAAAGAAAAAGATATACAGTGCATACATAGTCTGATTCTTAAGGGTAAAACAAATCCTACTCCTTATAGGGATGGACAAAATGTAATACAGGACAGC of Chitinophagales bacterium contains these proteins:
- a CDS encoding nucleotidyl transferase AbiEii/AbiGii toxin family protein produces the protein MSLSENDYKNLYKLQDKVFDEISEHTGPLYLTGGTALGRFFLNHRYSDDIDFFANSDQLFKKTVSKIRLILEQNFETNPDKLILYDDFIRVWVMNSESELKVEFVNDVPYRWGKSIVSSTKKINIDNPGNILSNKLGAVVGRGEPKDVFDVIHLSLNYSFNWAEIFEHTIRKSVVAEQDVAMRLNTFPVDLFATQPWLKNSVDIDQMREKLETISDDFLFARDNSLGKDKTPITKAKIIE